The Danio aesculapii chromosome 22, fDanAes4.1, whole genome shotgun sequence genomic sequence TTTAAAAACAGATCCGCTCATGCAGGCGGTTAGTTAACTGCAGTTGCTCAACAAGTACCCAAAATTACAGAACTAGGAAGGAAGTAAGATCATCTGATTGCTTGGATCTTCAGACATTGACATCACTTTAACAACACTTACAGCTCTGCAAGCTGGAGAAATCTTACAGTTTGTAAGTAGACATgtctttatatctatatatatttaagaaacgTGTTATAATGTGATAAATCAAAGGTAACTTGAATGAAATGAATGTGCTCTTATTTGGGTTATTTTCTTGACAAGTCAAAGGTTTGAAAGTCAAAGCATGGGCTTCAGACTATTGTCGCTGATCCTGCTTTTACACATTTCAGGTAAAATTATTTTGTTGATgaatttgacatattttaaagCTGACAGAGTGTTGCTTCATTTTTTTTAGTGTCTTGGTTTGTCATGAGGTCTTTCATTTTTagtttcttctttgttttatcaGGCTCTCTAACATTAGACCGACTCTCTGTGACTTGTGAAAACATTTGTGCTCTGAGGGAAACCAGTGTGCAGTTGAAGTGCTCCTATGAAGGCATCCCAATTAAATCTGTTTTCTGGTTCAGCCGGAAACAAAGTCCAAACTGGAGGAAAAACAATGAACCTGaagatttagatttagattcTGATTACTTGGGACGATTAAAGCAGAGCTATAACAATGACTGTTCGACTCTCCTAATATCAGATGTGAGTGAGCGAGACTCTGGAGAATATCAGCTCATGTTCATCATGAAGGATGGAGTTAAACGTCTCTCTTCAGTCGCTGTCAGTCTAACAGTAACAGGTAAAACTCAGTATAGATTCTGGGCTTTTTAGCTGATTTTTCATATTGTTCTTacaaattttactgtaatttagatTTGCAGGTAAAGATGAGTCCTGCATCTACAGACACTAGAGGTCAGGCAGTAAATCTGACCTGTGATACTTCATGTGATTTGACATTCAAGCCTAAAAACTACTTCTGGAAAAAAAATGGACAATATATAAAAGATcttcatgctagaaacatcaCTGTGGCTTCAACAGAAATGGATGGCAGTTACTCTTGTTTTCTAACTGTAGACCTTAAAAATTCCTCCTCTTCTGTGTGTAAGTATGATGCAGTTCAGCTTGCTTTGCTTTGGTTTTGCTCGACTCTGTTTGCATTTTCATTGAAGTTTAATAAAaagttaagtaaaataaaaaaataataataataaaaggcgCGACACTATAACCTCGCAAGAAGGCTGCTTGTCTaagtgccggctgggtcagttggcattcgatgtggagtttacatgttctcccggTTTTCGCATGAGTTTCCACCGGATGCTCCtctttcacccacagtccaaagacatgcagtacaggtaaattgggtaagctaaattggtcgtagtgtatatgagaatgtgagtgtatatgggtgtttcgcagtaaggggttgtggctggaagggcatctgctgtgtaaaacatatgctggaatagttgctggtttattccattgtggcaacccctgataatgaaggaactaagccgaaggaaaattaatgaattaaaaaaaagttaagttttttagtttacatattacaCTTTTTGCTCATGCAAGTTCGTTACTTGCAATGGAGGCACGCTGCTTTTACTGTACATAGTTGAAAAGATCTCAACTTTTTAGAATGCCGCAAGCGCACCGCaggtcacgtgacaagaactgaccgattagcttcatactttgtatggaatatacaaatttcggtagactaatcgcacccaaacactgcagtgcttgcTCTTCTCAATAAATAAACTTgtatctgagctgcagcaatgttttgttagtttgtaaTGCACGCACATCATCTCAATTGGCAAGGTCCAAAAGTGTGGTCATTGGGAcagactagattttttttttgcatctgctCTGAACGAATCGTATTGACTGGATTGTATTCTTCAAAGTGTGATTTATTGAAGAAGAACGCCATCTGCCTCTGAGTTAGAATTCTCATGTTGATTAATCATattggtgtgaacaggccttatTGTGAGTTCTGTAGCAGTAATCTGTGACTCTTTCAGGTGTTTCTAAGAGTGTCTGCTGGAATGTGTCTTACACCTCTAGAAGAGTCTGTGCCTTTGTCAACTCAACAGTAGACATTTCCTGCACATACTCTCATCCCTCTGATTATACTGTGATGAAAACATTCTGGCATTACAGTCAGACTGGAGACTTCAGGGATCTGCGTGAGGAGCATCAGTTTGCTGGTCGTGTGGAGTTTGTGGAGAACAAACTGAGAATCAAAGAGCTCACGATCAACGACTCTGGAGAATATCAGTTCAGGATCATCACCGACAAAACAGGAGGAGCATTCTCTGGTTCACCTGGAGTCATTCTTACTGTTACAGGTACAATGATGGTATTATCACACTACTTGTGATGACAAACTAttgactgtgttttttttttttttcagatacagAGGTGATAAGCAGCCCAGACACTGTATCAGAGGGAGAAAAGGTGATATTAAGCTGTTCAACTAAATGCACTCTGAGCAACAAACACACTTACATCTGGTACAAGAACGGACGGCAGGTAACAGATGGATTAATTAAAGACAATAAGCTGTACCTGGACTCAGTCAGCGACGAAGAGCTGCAAGAGTTCTCCTGTGCTGTAGGAGGTAAAACATCTCTGTCACACTAGGCTTCAAGGGGAAGAGTGTATGTTTTTTAGCGaacacattttatatttaatttttaaacttaATAGCCATTTTCCTTACACCTTTTCTAAAATTGTCATATGCTAGAAATGCGAGGTGAACACAGTTCTACAGCTCTACAGAACACCTTGATCGTACTCTGTGTCTTTCTGATTCTTCCTCTCATTGGAGTCCTGTATtacaggtaaaaaaacaacagcattttttattaaaaaacaaaatgtatgctcATTTGAGGTGTTTCTAGATTTGTGCAAAAAAGGGTTAATGCAAATAAAGcgagatggaaacacatttgcagAATTAACTCTGAATTAACAAATATAACACCCACATTCCTGTTGGAAAATATATGCTTCCTGTTAGAATGGAAACCCTGTAGGTGCTAaataatccaacttttgtttCCTCTTATCATTGTGTCTTTGCAGTTTTATCAATACCTCTATGTTTCTCTTTTTTGCTTTACCACAAATGTGTGGGCCAAGTTGCTGAGTTTTCAGAAAGCCATTGCTGTGGTTTTGGAACGAGCTATTTTTGCAGCATAATTTTAGTAGTTGGTCTGATTGGATAAGGAGGACTTTCAAGTTTCAAATGTGGTTATTTTCACAACAAACTCTTTCAATAAATTTGAGTTcctaatatatgtatatttcttgTATTATGCAGTTTAAGCAAGAGAAGAAAAAACAAGTCATCTGAACAACATGAGCACACAAAAGAGGCTGTACAGGTAAGAGGAAATAACCAAACTGATTAACTTATATCACACATATGCTTCAATATCTTGTGTTCAGTCTCTGACATTTTGCCTTTTTTTCTGCCACAATTTAGTTGGATTTATCCCCAGTATACGAAACTGTTGCTCCTTTGTCTACGGTCAGCACACAGCAAGATCACAAAAAGGATCAGGACATTCATTACTCAAGTATACATTTCAAGAAATCAGACATTAAGAACACATCTGTGGTGACTACTGATGAAGTTCATTATGCTGCTGTGAAGTTTAGCTAATGATTCATTTAGACTCCCACCTCCACAAAAAGCTACTTCCCTCAACCTAAAAATTGCAGACCGACATTTTGTGACCCAGCTTTTTCTCTTGTCAAACATTTCAAATttacatgcccttccagctgaaacccagtactgagaaacacccatacactctcactctcacacacacacatatacacattcacaaagacacgcatacactatggacaatttagcttacccaattcacagtccaaagactgttTGTCTtttgtctttgtactgtggggaaaactcacgccaacatggggagaacacgcaaactccacacggaactgccaactggcccaggccacatacagtcaggtccataaatattgggacatcgtcacaattctaacatttttggcacTATACACCaccacaatggatttgaaatgaaacgaacgaGATACAGAAGTTAAAGaagctttaactgcagactgtcagctttagaTAGACGGTATTCACATTCAAATAAAGTAAACGGTGTAGGAATTGCaaaagtttgcatatgtgcctcccagtTGTTAatggaccaaaagtaattggacaattggcttctaagctctTCCATGGCCGGGTGTGTGTTATTTCCTCATTATCCATTACAATGTGCAGATagaaggtccagagttcatttcaagtgtgctatttgcttTTGGAATCTGTTGCTATCAACTCTTTAAGATGAGATCctaagagctgtcactatcagtcaagcaagtcatcattaggcaaaaaaaaaaaagcccatgagagagatagcaaaaactttagtcatggccaaaacaactgtttggaataTTCTTTAAAAGAAAGACGCACCaatgagctcagcaacaccaacaGACCCAGAAGACCATGGATACTACTGTGGTGGAGAAGAATTCTTTCCCTGATAAAGAAAAAACACTTCACAACAGTTGgtcagatcaagaacactctccaagaggcaggtgtatgtgtgtaaaagtcaacaatcaagagaagattTTACCAGAGttaatacagagggttcaccacaagatgtaaaccattggccagtctcaaaaacaggaagggcagattagagttctaaaaaaaacctttacagtgctggaacaacatcttatggacagatgagatcaagatcaacttataccagagtgatgggaagagaagagtatagagaaggaaaggaactgatCCTAagtagtgaagcatggtggtggtagtatcatggcgtgggcatgtatggctgccaATGAAACTGGTTGTCTTGTATGTATTGATggtgtgactgctgacaaaagcagcaggatgaattctgaagtgtttcgaGCAATATTATCTGCTCATAttcagccaaatgcttcagaactcattgaaCGGCGCTTCACAGAGCAgatggacaatgacccaaagcacactgcatAAGCAACCAAAGAGTTGTTGAAGGGGAAGAAGTAGAATGTTATGAAATGGCCAAGCCAATCCCCTaacctgaatccgattgagcatgcTTTTCACTTGCTgatgacaaaactgaagggaaatgccccaagaacaaacAGGACCTGAAGGCAGTTGCAGTAGAGGCCTAGCAGAGCATCACTAtctatgcattccagacttcaggctgtaattgactgcaaaggatttgcaaccaagtattaaaaagtgaaagtttgatttatgattctgtcccattacttttggtcccttaacaagtgggaggcacatatgaaaACAAGTAATTCCTACACTGTTCTCTTTTTATCGCCATTATTTCTCCAATAATTGATCAAAAATAAAGAACACTTTACTCAGTTATTGTTGTTTATCTGGATCTGGTGTTTATTTCCTTATCCGACAAACCCTATTTACTTACTTTCCTTCGGTTAAATCCCTGCTATGTTGCATATGTTAAAATGGAGGATATTCTTCCTGCCAACTTATAAAAACCCCATGCACCTTTTACAGATTGTCTAAACTGTTATGTTTTATATCTACTGTATAtgtacagcatatgttttgttaaatacttCACTTGTTAGCATAAACAGAAAAAGGAAAGGAAATATTTGTgaaatgttacaaataaattcTAGTTCCAAACTACAATGAGCTTGCAGCTTACATGTTTTTAAACTTCCCATGGGTAGTTTGAGATGAATAAGATCCAACTGCAGATGCCTCTTTACAGCGAGCTAATTTGTTTTATATCCAGCTGAAGTTAGGTACATGGAGAGGAAAAGCTACAAGGAGGGTGTCTACCTTAATGTCTAGAATGCTGTCTCATGTTGGAGTTATTCTAATAATTTATGTACCTAGGTCTTGTAGGTGGCACAGGCGTTTGATGAGTCCCAAGCTGATCTGATTTCCCAAAGAGACTCTGGGGTGCCTAGGGGTGTGTGATACCGACACAAATATCTGGATgctattttctgtaattttttgATAATATTAATGGAATATTTTGGTAAGTATTTTAGTTTTTGTGCTTCACCATGGCTGGTTCAGGCCTggaatatgtatataaatatgaaattaaaaccACCAGCAGATGGCAGCAAACGTTTATGATTCTTTCAAGTCAACTGACTTATTTAGAaacaaagtgaattttattaATGTATCTTCAAATCactgtttttatttgattaattcaaAACTAActcacaaagaaaataaatacttCAGAATTGAAATTATTGTCATTAGGTAATTAAAAACAGACAATGTTGATTGTTGTATGTCAATCTCACTCAGTATTAATAgtcttgtttatttataaaatcaatataatatTCCTGATCTGATCACACGCTGATATTCCTGCCATGAGCGATGATTGTGTGGCATTGTCTATCTTGTTTGTACAGCTGCTTTGACATAGGCATTTTCTAAGTGCTCtggaaattattaatttattaaaaacaaaaaacccataggaatatttttttttgctttcataacttTCATAGCATAAGGTAATAGAGTTCATCATAACACAGTAAATGTTTTTGAACTCATAAGAGTTTTTCCTTTGAGTAGTAAGTTAGATACTTGATAAAGTTAGCTAAAGTtagttagttaaaaaaaatacacatattaaattacattgttaGACAACAcgtttttgtaaataatacagaTTACACAACGTTAGTTCCACATTCATCTACTCTTTAGCTTATGGTTTCTTTATTTTTGCTCGTGCTCACTTTTTTCTTCTTATAGTTTCAGTTGAGCTCAAATTATGCTCAGCAAAATCAATACTTGATTAATATTACTAATCAATTAATCAAGTATTTTTCGTTCTTCGTTTGAGGGCAAAAAGAAGCTTTAAAAGGCAGAGTGATGGCATATTGTTCTTAAACATTCCAATATTTTACTTCACACTGTTATACAATGTTAATTGTCAATTGAAAAAGTTGAAAATGACAGTTTTCAAGCATTCAAAACCGTgcagttatttttgtttgtattgtacttttacagcatatttttaatataattaaaatacattcttcTGAATGATTTTGTTAATTATTGTTGAAATAAAGTAGGTCTTGTAGTACTCTGCAAATGTATAGTAAGTATAGTAATAACACATTAATGTGAAGCtcagaatatttttaataatactataCTATAGCTAATAACATACTTTAATTGGTTTTAAAAGTACACTTTACTTGTAGTTAAAGTATGTCCATTTTAACACAACTAAGTATGTTACAACATATTTCAAATAGCTTAAAGGTAGtcttaagaataaataaaataacaatgaataTGCTTAAAGTTATAACACATTTAATATCCACTTAGTATAGTACaattaaaatatgataattacataaaaaaaaaaaaaacaacttaaatacCGTTTCTTATCACCTGGGCCACCATATGGCACACCACATCTTTACCTATTTTTCTATTTGCCATGGACAGACACTGAATGACACTGCAGATGTACCAACTCATTACTCATAGAGAACACATATTGACTAGATCGGCTTTTCGTCCGATGAGTGACCACCTCTAAATCTTTAAAATCCCTCTACAAGCAATCATACAGGTGCATTTACATCTGTACCGCCCTGCTTCTCCACTCTCCGGTGTAATCATATAGCTAGTGTAGTTGTTTTGGATGTTGTTATTCAGTCTGACCCactgaatgagaaaaaaaattggaGGAAGATACCACATGTAAAAAATGCATGCTCCAGAACATACCCACTCAATGCATAATGCAAATCAAAGGTGTTCAAATAAGGCAAATCAAAGCCAAATACAATACTTTTGCTTCAATGAACTGCTGGAACAAACTCAAAAAGGATTTGTTcaatttttattagtttgaagtATATGAGCCTTGAGTCCAATTGAAGGCAAGCCTGAAATTATTAGCATAAAAAGTATAATGGCTAATGCTAACACTGCCTCTATAGCAATACACAGGGAAGGACACTAAAATCTGCTACAGTATGGGTTTGGCTAAAACCTGCTTGACCCACATGACCAAAATAGTGTTACATGTTTTCCAATAGTAGTACGTAATTTCATCTCCCCCATAGTAAGAAAAATCTCTGGTGAGCTTGTGTGCTGGGGTCCAGGTAAACGAGGTGGCAGTGGTAAATGcctgacaataatctgctccatAGGTGGGGCAACTTCGGTCATGGAGGTCAGTGTCATGCAGAGGTTtgctctaatcaaacacagctgaacaaGCTACTCAGTGGCTGCATCaaaaattgcctactactcagtaggttcTGCATTTGAATGTagtactcggccattagaaaaatACAGTCTAAACAGTATGAATGTTAGAACTTTAAATGGAACATGGATGTACTACAACTGCCATTTTGTCACGATAATGTGACATACCCACATCAGTTGCGTCACttaactcccattcatgaattcttcgtggtgcatcatgggatagcgtagcgtgcaTCAGATGTGCACTTTAGAATATCGCCTggagtagtaggtcatccgggtacttcttgcatactgtttttcaaactctatgaattcggac encodes the following:
- the LOC130215478 gene encoding uncharacterized protein LOC130215478 isoform X3, coding for MKTFWHYSQTGDFRDLREEHQFAGRVEFVENKLRIKELTINDSGEYQFRIITDKTGGAFSGSPGVILTVTDTEVISSPDTVSEGEKVILSCSTKCTLSNKHTYIWYKNGRQVTDGLIKDNKLYLDSVSDEELQEFSCAVGEMRGEHSSTALQNTLIVLCVFLILPLIGVLYYSLSKRRKNKSSEQHEHTKEAVQLDLSPVYETVAPLSTVSTQQDHKKDQDIHYSSIHFKKSDIKNTSVVTTDEVHYAAVKFS